The Pseudomonas hefeiensis genomic sequence CTGCGGCGCACATCCTCAACTTCGTAGTGCTGACCGCCGCATTGTCGGTGTACAACAGCGGCACTTACTGCAACAGCCGCATGCTGCTGGGCATGGCCGAACAGGGCGATGCTCCCAAGGCCCTGGCCAAGATCGACAAGCGCGGCGTGCCGGTGCGTTCGATCCTGGCTTCGGCGGTGGTCACGCTGGTGGCGGTGCTGCTTAACTACTTCATCCCGCAGCATGCGCTGGAGTTGCTGATGTCGCTGGTGGTCGCGACCCTGGTGATCAACTGGGCGATGATCAGCTATTCGCACTTCAAGTTCCGCCAGCACATGAACCAGACCCGCCAGACACCGTTGTTCAAGGCGCTGTGGTATCCGTATGGCAACTACGTCTGCCTGGCGTTCGTGGTGTTCATTCTGGGGGTGATGTTGCTGATTCCCGGCATCCAGATATCGGTCTACGCGATTCCGGTGTGGCTGGTGTTCATGTGGGTGTGTTACGTGATCAAGAACAAGCGCAGTGCCCGGCATGAACTGGCTGGGGCGGCTGCTGCGAAGTAGGTAATCCTCAAATATGACAAACCCGGCCAAGTGCCGGGTTTGTTGTTCAGGGAAGGTACAAAACCATGGGAACAAAACCTATGGAAATAAAACCTGTGGGAGCAAGGCTTGCCCGCGATGAACGGTAATGCGGTTTATCGATAGATCGCGGTGACTGCATCGCGGGCAAGCCTTGCTCCCACAGACCTCTCCACAGGTCAGGCTCTCACAAGCCTCATTCCAGCGGTTTCGAGTATCCTGTGGCTCCTGATACCGGACCTCTTTTTCCATGCTGGCAATTTCCAACACTGTGCACATCCCGGACGCCGAGATCGAGCTGACGGCCATTCGCGCCCAGGGCGCCGGGGGGCAGAACGTCAATAAGGTCTCCAGCGCTGTGCACTTGCGCTTTGACATCGCGGCCTCGTCCTTGCCCGATTTCTACAAGGAGCGGTTGTTGGCGCTGCGCGACAGTCGCATCACCAGCGACGGTGTGTTGATCATCAAGGCCCAGCAATACCGCACCCAGGAACAGAACCGGGCCGATGCCCTGGAACGCCTGACCGAGCTGATCCTTAATGCCACCAAGGTCGAGAAGAAGCGCCGTCCGACCAAACCGACCCTGGGCTCGAAGAAACGTCGTCTGGAATCCAAGACCAAGCGCGGTTCGATCAAAGCCGGGCGCGGCAAGGTGGACTTCTAGTTGTTCTCCCGTTCCTGGCGATACTTCGGCGCCTGGCGGTACAGGTAGAGACTCAGCAGCAACCCGCCCAAGGCCGCCAGCGCGGCGAACAAAAAGATCGA encodes the following:
- the arfB gene encoding alternative ribosome rescue aminoacyl-tRNA hydrolase ArfB; amino-acid sequence: MLAISNTVHIPDAEIELTAIRAQGAGGQNVNKVSSAVHLRFDIAASSLPDFYKERLLALRDSRITSDGVLIIKAQQYRTQEQNRADALERLTELILNATKVEKKRRPTKPTLGSKKRRLESKTKRGSIKAGRGKVDF